The DNA sequence GCGGTGTAGCGGTTCTGGTGGCGCAGCAGCAGCAACCACGGTACGAGGTACAGCGCGAACAACAGCACGCCGCCGGTCAGCGCCGGGGTGTAGAAGCCGCCGTCGCCGAAGTACCGCACGATCGCCAGCGCCCCGCCGCCGAGGCCGAGCAGGTACACCCAGAAGGCCAGGTTCTGCGGCTGGAAGAACCGGAACGGCTCGCCCCAGCCCGACTCCTCGATCGCGGCCAGCTGGGCCGCCTTGGCGCTCATCGGGCCGCGCCCGGGGTGATGCTGCGCAGGAACGCCGTCACTTCGTCGCGGTAGCGCTCGAACTGGTCCGGCCCGGTGCGCACCCGGACCAGCAGCGCGGGTGCGGCGTCGACCGGCTGCCCGACCTTGAAGGCGACGTCCAGCGCGTCGCCGGCCGGCCCGGTGCCGGCCTGGACGACGCCGGTCAGCCCGGCGGCGGTCGTGACGCTGCCCCGGGCCCCGTCGACTCCCGGCGCGTCGCCCTCGGCCCGTTCGACCTGGTCGAGGAACGCGTCCGCCGACCCGGTGTAGGGCGCGCCGCGGAGCTCGATGGACGCGCCGCCGGTGGCCAGGGTGATCTGCAGGTTCGTGGGGCTCGCGGGTACGGCGGTGCCGGTCAGGGTGCCGCTTTCGAGCTGCCAGCCCACCGGTGGGACCGCCGTCGCCCCGCCGCCGAGGTCGAGGACGTCGCCGGCCTTGGTCTCGTTGTGCCACGGGATCGCGGAGTTGAGCGCGGGCAGCCCGTAGATCAGCACGAGCGCCACGCCGAGCGCGAGCAACGCGGGTTTGAAGGTCCGCCGGTCCAGCCCGGCGAACCGGTGCTCCACGGGCACCCAGCCCCGCGGCGGTTCCTGTGCGCGGTCGGTCACCGGCGGCCCCCTCTTCTCCGCGGGAACTGTAAGCAGGCTCCATCCGGTTCGCACCTTCTCCGCTTCGGCCACCCCTTCGGCCCAGCGAATCGTCACAGGAGCAACTTCCACCTCACGAGTCTCGCTCATGCTCCTGACCTGCAGGTTTGCGGATTCACTCGAACGGATGAGCGGGGGAATCGCTGGAAATTGTCGGACCCTCGAACTACTGTTCGAGGAGCAGTAGCCGAACACAAGTTCGAGGGGACGTCCATGACGATCGCACCGCTCCGCCCCGGTACGCCCGCGCCGCCGGTCCAGACCCTGCCACCGGGGTCGTGGCACGGCCGGCTGTGGGTGTCCGACCTGCCCTTGACCCGGCCGGAGCGCTACCTCCGCTGCGTGGCGGAGTTCGAGCGGTCCGGGTTGTGGCCGGTGCTGATCCCCCACGACCAGCGCTTCGCGGCGAACGGCGAGGACTGGATCGACGACCGCGGCCGCCTCGCCCCGGCAGGCCACCGGGTGGCGGCCGCCGACCCGGCGGCGGCCCTGTCCCGCTGGTGGGACACGTCCTGCTGCGACGGCGCCTGCCTCCGCCCCTTCGGCGCCCGCTTCCCGGGGCTGGCGAAGCGAAGCCCGCGCAAGTCGGACCCCTTGGCGGAAGCGGGCAACACGGGTTCGATCCTGGCCACCCGAGCCCCGCACCGGCTGGGCTTGGTCCAGACCGAGCGCCCCGCCGACATCCCGGCGCTGCTGGGCTGGACGGGGATGATCAAGTGCACGGACCAGGTGGCCGAGCTGTCGGCGGTGTTGCGCAGCTGGGAGGACCGGTTCGGAGCAACGCTGGTGGTGCTGGGCTTCGACGCGATCGAGCTGTCGGTGGCAGCACCCCCACGCAACCAGGCGAGGGCATTGACGGTGGCGGCGGAACACCGGGCGTTCAGCCTGCCGACGTTCGCGGGGCAGCCGGGGAATTTGCGGGAGTACGCGTCGGGGTTGGTGCAGTCGCGGCATTGGAGGTTCTCCTGGGCGTAGCGAGAAAGCGCCCACGGGTCTCCGCTGCGGGGAGGTCGATCGCGGGCGGGGATCCCGGGCGGGGCGGCGGATCCAGGCAGGGCCGGGACCCGAGCTGGGCCACGGGCTCCGAGCGGGGCGCCGGGTCCGCGGCCGGGAGACGGCGCAGCCAGGTCCACCGCTCCAGGCAAGGCTGCGGATCCGGGGCCAGGGCAGCGGCTCCGGGCAGGTCCACGGTCCGGAGCGAGGCGGCGGATCCGGATCCGGG is a window from the Amycolatopsis sp. cg9 genome containing:
- a CDS encoding DUF4253 domain-containing protein; the protein is MTIAPLRPGTPAPPVQTLPPGSWHGRLWVSDLPLTRPERYLRCVAEFERSGLWPVLIPHDQRFAANGEDWIDDRGRLAPAGHRVAAADPAAALSRWWDTSCCDGACLRPFGARFPGLAKRSPRKSDPLAEAGNTGSILATRAPHRLGLVQTERPADIPALLGWTGMIKCTDQVAELSAVLRSWEDRFGATLVVLGFDAIELSVAAPPRNQARALTVAAEHRAFSLPTFAGQPGNLREYASGLVQSRHWRFSWA